In Cherax quadricarinatus isolate ZL_2023a chromosome 38, ASM3850222v1, whole genome shotgun sequence, a single genomic region encodes these proteins:
- the LOC138853738 gene encoding piggyBac transposable element-derived protein 3-like: protein MSFHERLFYGEQSTSRLRYVCISEDSDSEPEVDEPELLDSGDEYLPPDAQDAEMSSDDEEEEREERPAKKQKVMRKKKTFRIEEYPDEEEIHENIALQVSSQWTVDDIQNDPLPAYEHEKPLAIRSPYEYFRMFVTPAMIDNIAYQTNLYARQKDVNSTFSTDSEEILRFIGILLYMGIASLPSLEDYWKAAFRIPQVADSMASKRFRYLRSHIHFNDNTKKDNDRFYKVRPLYTELTNACLKIPATPKQSIDEVMVGFKGKTAGNLRQYIRRKPDKWGFILFCRASQDGLIHDILMYQGTTTFDTHPIQLPQEESKLPISTKIVLVLAQTMNKTNTSAIYADNFFSSIPLVKLLRDKYNCRYTGTVHDNRCGKPDLAPIKQMERNTVVRGNFCFNNNDGVLVVRWKDTKVVTLVTTDIGVEPLSVVHRYNRVTKRKDQISCPAVIKNYNANMGGIDKSNMLVHLYKTPMKSKRWYMRLFAYILDLAVVNAWLLYCRDSRAIKQKCMQLKYFRNCISEIARSKGQNLRGSILRTTPRPSPTNSPCTSNGVGIVKPGRGKRTEMPDDSVRKDISLMHFPMAGQRPFTCKYCSTSKKTVTSSFVCSVCKVNLCIKTDRNCFSDFHLAI from the exons atgtcg ttccatgagaggctgttttatggggagcagtcgaCCAGCAGGTTGAGGTATGTCTGCATTTCTGAagacagtgactcagaaccagaggtagatgaaccagaattgctggatagtggtgatgaatacttgccaccggatgcacaagatgcagagatgtcaagtgatgatgaggaggaagaaagggaagaaaggccagccaaaaagcagaaagtaatgaggaaaaagaaaacttttaggattgaggaatacccggatgaggaagagatccatgagaatattgctcttcaagtttcatctcagtggaccgtagatgacattcaaaatgatcctttgccggcatatgaacatgaaaagcctcttgcaattaggtctccatatgagtattttcgtatgttcgttactccagccatgatagataacatagcatatcaaacaaatttgtatgCAAGGCAAAAAGACGTAAATAGTACTTTTtcaacagattctgaagagatcttGAGGTTCATAGGTATTTTGTTGTACATGGGTATTGCTTCACTACCATCCCTCGAAGACTATTGGAAAGCTGCTTTTAGGATCCCACAGGTTGCAGATAGCATGGCGTCTAAGAGGTTTAGGTACCTTAGAAGTCATATTCATTTCAATGACAACACaaaaaaggataatgacagattctacaaagtaaggcctctttacactgaactaactaatgcttgcttgaaaattccagctacacccaagcaatctattgatgaagtcatggttggtttcaagggtaaaactgctggaaacctaaggcagtacatcaGAAGAAAACCAGATAAGTGGGGTTTCATACTTTTTTGTCGTGCAAGTCAAGATGgactcatacatgatatactcatgtatcaaggcacaACAACTTTTGACACACATCCCATACAGCTTCCACAGGAAGAATCTAAACTTCCAATAAGtacaaagattgttctggtacttgcacaaactatgaacaagaccaacacatcagcaatctatgctgacaatttcttttcaagtatacctttggtcaagctactaagagataagtataactgcagatacactggaacagtacatgacaatagatgtggtaagccagaTCTGGCGCCTATCAAACAAATGGAAAGGAACACTGTGGTCAGGGGCAATTTTTGCttcaacaacaatgatggtgtccttgttgtaagatggaaggacaccaaagttgtgactttagtgacaaCTGATATTGGGGTCGAGCCTCTGAGTGTTGTTCACAGATATAACAGGGTTACAAAGAGGAAAGACCAAATATCgtgccctgcagtcatcaagaactataatgcaaacatgggaggtattgacaaaagcaacatgttggtgcatctctacaaaacaccaatgaaatcaaaacgttggtacatgcggctatttgcctatattcttgatcttgctgttgtgaatgcatggctgctttattgccgtgattctcgagcaataaagcaaaagtgtatgcaactgaagtatttcaggaattgtatctctgaaattgcaaggtctaaaggacaaaaccttagagggagcatcctaagaacaactccaagaccttcaccaactaattcaccatgtacttccaatggtgttggcatagtgaaacctgggaggggaaaacgtacagaaatgcctgatgacagtgttaggaAAGACATTAGTCTAATGCACTTCCCAATGGCAGGGCAAAGGCCGTTtacttgcaagtattgcagcacctCGAAGAAAACGGTAACATCGTCATTCGTGTGtagtgtatgcaaagtaaatctgtgcataaagactgatagaaattgtttctcagacttccatcttgccatttag